A part of Salmo trutta chromosome 15, fSalTru1.1, whole genome shotgun sequence genomic DNA contains:
- the LOC115148775 gene encoding nuclear pore complex protein Nup88: protein MAAFAGERWRSELPSHYIFFKLREKLDLEPKANCRKTAKNLTFCLNGDIFVWNDADSVFYTTNLRQLNSEDSIESVKYQTLLCINPPRFEVCQVLLSPTQYHVALIGQRGVTVLELPQRWGKRSEFEGGRSEVNCKTIPVAERFFTSSASVTLRQAAWFPSETEEPHLVLLTSDNTIRFYGLKEPQTPARALSVSQSEEDSSVHTRGRSYAASLGEIAVAFDFGPVAGAPQQLTGQRSKEDVLVYPLYILYENGETYLSYTSLAHSLGSLSKPIGPLPMYPAAEDNYGYDACAVLCLPCVPNILVIATETGTLYHCVVLEAEEEEETGAVERWLRGSEAVPSLYVFECVELELTLKLPAGEEEEPVESDFTCPIRLHRDPLCQHRYHCTHEAGVHSVGLTWFNKLHKFLQSDEDKDSLQELAAEHRCIVEHILCTRPLSSSLSAPVRGFLIVSDLSLGATMICITSTYECLLLPLLSSIRPPSPPLLCSHPGVGSASSPLRGLHDHSFEQHIRNILARSSTNPLMLRAGDKDTSSPPPECLQLLSRATQVFREEYILKQDIAREEMQRRVKLLTGQKNKQLEDLALCREERKSLRESAELLADKYEDAKYRQEATMNRVKQVLGSLRSQLPVLSDSEKDMKKELQTINDQLRHLGNGIKQVNMKKEYQKKQMDKGLSPARATVALNPHQRKCVQGVIKEQGEHIGEMMKQIKDIKNHFSV from the exons ATGGCGGCGTTTGCTGGCGAGCGATGGAGAAGTGAGCTACCAagtcattatatattttttaaattacgaGAGAAACTTGATTTGGAACCCAAAGCGAATTGCAGGAAAACTGCAAAGAATCTTACATTTTGCCTCAATGGTGACATATTCGTGTGGAACGACGCAGACAGTGTTTTTTACACGACCAACCTGAGGCAGCTGAATTCGGAGGACAGCATTGAGAGTGTGAAATATCAG ACTCTGTTGTGCATCAATCCACCACGGTTTGAAGTATGCCAGGTGTTGCTGAGCCCGACACAGTACCATGTCGCGCTCATTGGACAACGGGGTGTCACCGTTCTAGAATTACCACAGCGGTGGGGCAAGAGGTCTGAGTTTGAAGGAGGACGGAGTGAAGTTAACTGCAA GACTATTCCTGTGGCTGAGCGTTTCTTCACCAGCTCAGCCTCAGTGACCCTGCGGCAGGCCGCCTGGTTCCCCAGTGAGACAGAGGAGCCCCACCTAGTGCTACTGACCTCTGACAACACCATCAG GTTCTATGGGTTGAAAGAGCCTCAGACTCCAGCTAGAGCGCTATCagtttcccagtcagaggaggaCAGCAGTGTACACACTCGCGG GCGCTCCTATGCAGCCTCTCTAGGCGAGATCGCTGTGGCTTTTGACTTTGGGCCAGTGGCCGGCGCCCCTCAACAGCTCACAGGCCAGCGGTCCAAGGAGGATGTGCTGGTGTACCCCCTCTACATCCTCTACGAGAACGGAGAGACCTATCTGAGTTACACCAGCCTCGCACACAG TTTGGGAAGCCTCAGTAAGCCCATTGGGCCCTTACCCATGTACCCCGCGGCAGAGGATAACTATGGTTATGACGCCTGTGCcgtgctctgcctgccctgcgTTCCCAATATCCTGGTCATCGCCACGGAAACAGGCACACTGTACCATTGCGTGGTGCTGGaagcagaagaggaggaggagacggga GCAGTGGAGCGTTGGTTGAGGGGCTCGGAGGCAGTGCCCTCTCTctatgtgtttgagtgtgtggagCTGGAGCTCACCCTCAAACTGCCCGCTGGGGAGGAGGAAGAGCCTGTGGAGTCCGACTTCACTTGCCCAATCAGACTGCACAGAG ACCCCCTGTGCCAGCACAGATACCACTGCACACATGAGGCAGGAGTGCACAGTGTAGGCCTCACTTGGTTCAACAAACTACACAAGTTCCTCCAGTCAG ATGAGGACAAGGATAGTCTCCAGGAGCTGGCTGCTGAGCACCGCTGCATCGTAGAGCACATCCTCTGTACCAGGCCTCTAAGTAGCAG CTTGTCAGCTCCAGTACGGGGCTTCTTGATTGTGTCAGACCTGTCTTTGGGTGCCACCATGATCTGCATTACCAGCACCTATGAGTGTCTACTACTGCCTCTCCT GAGTTCCATTcggcctccctctcctcccctgctgtGTTCCCACCCGGGGGTAGGCTCAGCTAGCTCTCCTCTGCGTGGATTGCATGACCACTCCTTTGAGCAGCACATCCGCAACATCCTGGCCAGAAGCTCCACCAACCCTCTCATGCTCAG GGCAGGGGACAAAGACACGTCGTCTCCTCCTCCAGAGTGTCTCCAGCTGTTGAGCAGAGCCACCCAGGTTTTCAGAGAGGAGTACATCCTCAAACAGGACATTGCCCGTGAGGAGATGCAAAGAAG GGTGAAACTGCTGACGGGACAGAAGAACAAGCAGCTGGAGGACCTAGCCCTGTGCAGAGAGGAAAG GAAAAGTCTGCGAGAGTCTGCAGAGCTTCTGGCTGATAAGTATGAGGATGCCAAGTATCGCCAGGAAGCCACCATGAACAG GGTGAAGCAGGTTCTGGGCAGTTTGCGCAGTCAGCTGCCCGTTCTGTCTGACAGCGAGAAGGACATGAAGAAAGAGCTGCAGACCATCAACGACCAGCTGCGTCACCTGGGCAATGGCATCAAACAA GTAAATATGAAGAAGGAGTACCAGAAGAAACAGATGGACAAAGGGCTGTCTCCAGCCAGAGCTACTGTCGCCCTCAACCCCCACCAGAGGAAGTGTGTCCAGGGAGTGATAAAGGAACA GGGAGAGCACATAGGAGAAATGATGAAACAGATCAAGGACATCAAGAACCATTTCAGTGTCTGA